The sequence below is a genomic window from Ottowia sp. SB7-C50.
CCACCACGGCCGGCGCCGCGCTGGCCTGGCCCACCAAGCCGGTCACGCTGGTGGTGCCGTTTCCGCCCGGCGGCTCGACGGACCTGATTGCCCGCACCATCTCCGCCCGGCTGGGCGACAAGATCGGCGGCACCGTGGTGGTCGACAACAAGGCCGGCGCCACCGGCACCATCGGCACGGCGCAGGTGGCGCGCAGCGCGCCCGACGGGCACACGCTGCTGGTCGCGTCGCTCGGGCCGTTCGTGATCGCGCCGCACCTCATCAAGGCGCAGTACGACGCGCTGAAGGACCTGGACCCGATCACCGTCGCCGTGCAGGCGCCCAACGTGCTGGTGGTGCCCGCCGCGTCGCCGCTCAAGTCCATGGCCGACGTCATGGCCTACCTCAAGGCCAACCCCGGCAAGATGACCTTCGCCTCGTCGGGCAATGGCTCGAGCGACCACCTGACGGCCGAGCTGTTCTGGCAGCAGACCGGCACCAGCGGCGTGCACGTGCCGTACAAGGGCGGCGGCCCGGTGATGACCGACCTGCTGGGCAACCAGGTGATGTCCTCGTTCATGAACATCAACACCGCCATGCCGCAGATCAAGGCGGGCAAGCTGCGCCCGCTCAGCATCACCAGCGCCCGGCGTTCGCCGCTGCTGCCCGACGTGCCCACGCTCGAAGAGGGCGGCGTGAAGGACGCCAACGTGTATTCGTGGCAGGCCGTGGCGGGCCCGCACGGCATGCCGGCCGATCTGAAGAAGAAGCTGCAGACGGAGATCGCAGCCATCCTGAACGAGCCGGCGACCAAGGCCAAGCTGCTGGACCTGGGCTTCGAGATGGTGCTGAACACCCCCGACGAGTTCAGCAAGTTCCAGGCTGCTGAATACGGGCGCTGGCAAAGGCTGATCCGCGAGCGCAAGATCTCGGCCGACTGACCTGACGCGGCCCGCGCGCGGGCCCACGCCTGGCAAGCGCGTCAATCTGCCAGGCTTCAAGATAAATCGGCCGTCAGCGCTTGTCCCATCAGCGCAGGCAGCTATGTTAAATGTAGCAAACAGCGTGCGCCGCCACCCTGACTGAAACCGCCCCCATGAGCGCTCCCACCGTATCGCACATGCGCGTCGTCCCCGTGGCCGGGCGCGACGGCATGCTGCTCAACCTCTCGGGCGCGCACGCGCCGTTCTTTACGCGCAACCTGGTCATCGTGACCGACACGGCCGGCCACACCGGCCTGGGCGAAGTGCCCGGCGGCGAGAAGATCCGTCAGACGCTGGAAGACGCGCGCCCGCTGGTCGAAGGGCAGTCCATCGGGGCCATGCACGCGGTCCTGAACGCGATGCGCGAGCAGTTCGCCGACCGCGACAGCGGCGGGCGCGGCCTGCAGACGTTCGACCTGCGCACCACCATCCACGCCGTGGCCGCGGTCGAAAGTGCGCTGC
It includes:
- a CDS encoding tripartite tricarboxylate transporter substrate binding protein — protein: MFKKALFAVALATTAGAALAWPTKPVTLVVPFPPGGSTDLIARTISARLGDKIGGTVVVDNKAGATGTIGTAQVARSAPDGHTLLVASLGPFVIAPHLIKAQYDALKDLDPITVAVQAPNVLVVPAASPLKSMADVMAYLKANPGKMTFASSGNGSSDHLTAELFWQQTGTSGVHVPYKGGGPVMTDLLGNQVMSSFMNINTAMPQIKAGKLRPLSITSARRSPLLPDVPTLEEGGVKDANVYSWQAVAGPHGMPADLKKKLQTEIAAILNEPATKAKLLDLGFEMVLNTPDEFSKFQAAEYGRWQRLIRERKISAD